The following are from one region of the Achromobacter xylosoxidans genome:
- a CDS encoding glutathione S-transferase, whose amino-acid sequence MTYDLWYWDGIPGRGEFVRLALEAGGIPYRECAREPGADEGTLAADLSSARKHPPFAPPYLVAGKMTLGQTANILLFLGEKHGLAPDSLEGRLWVNQLQLTIADMVAEAHDTHHPISASEYYEDQKVEAARRARSFREERMPKFLGYFERVLGGPQAWLAGGKRWTYVDLSLFHLVDGLLYAFPKRMATLAVRYPNVMALHARVAALAELQPYFDSGRRLPFGEGIFRQYRELDAA is encoded by the coding sequence ATGACCTATGACCTTTGGTACTGGGACGGCATCCCCGGGCGCGGCGAGTTCGTGCGCCTGGCCCTGGAGGCCGGCGGCATTCCCTACCGCGAATGCGCGCGCGAGCCCGGCGCGGATGAAGGCACGCTGGCCGCGGACCTGAGTTCGGCGCGCAAGCATCCGCCGTTCGCGCCGCCGTATCTGGTCGCGGGCAAAATGACGCTGGGGCAGACCGCCAACATCCTGCTGTTCCTGGGCGAAAAGCACGGCCTGGCGCCGGACTCGTTGGAAGGGCGGCTGTGGGTGAACCAGCTGCAGCTCACCATCGCCGACATGGTGGCCGAAGCGCACGACACGCATCATCCGATATCCGCCAGCGAGTACTACGAAGACCAGAAGGTCGAGGCCGCGCGCCGAGCACGCAGCTTTCGCGAGGAGCGCATGCCCAAGTTCCTGGGCTATTTCGAACGCGTGCTGGGCGGGCCGCAGGCCTGGCTGGCGGGCGGCAAGCGCTGGACCTACGTGGACCTGTCGCTGTTCCACCTCGTGGATGGCCTGCTCTACGCTTTTCCGAAACGCATGGCAACCCTGGCCGTGCGTTATCCGAACGTCATGGCGCTGCATGCGCGCGTGGCGGCGCTGGCGGAATTGCAGCCTTACTTTGACAGCGGCAGGCGCTTGCCTTTCGGGGAAGGGATCTTTCGCCAATATCGCGAATTGGACGCGGCTTGA
- a CDS encoding GlxA family transcriptional regulator, with amino-acid sequence METATSAAAPSFSYDDEYSGLPQGKPALTVGIVLLDQFTLAAFAGLVDVLRLAGDHGGRSRQIHTAWRVMSWDGKPRCSSAGLTIDVADGLPEDPTQFDYVAVCGGNDYFNGRLPEPLRDWLRLAAAQRVRLLGICTGTFALAQADVIGPRTVCVHWNVLDTFRERFPQARAVVDRLFVDEGDLISCAGSTAAIDLALYLVARHCGRDKAQQAMRHMMLQGVRPGRVPQAHFHTDLSGIQDLRVRQAAHFIEQRIDNPPPLDAIARYVGVGRRQLERAFRMATGMSPMAFQRQLRLEYGSWLLLNNPSSITQIALDCGFADGAHFSRDFRAHFGQSPRQYQQAAGRDGGVSVFPA; translated from the coding sequence ATGGAAACCGCTACGTCCGCCGCTGCACCGTCTTTCTCCTATGACGATGAGTACAGCGGCCTGCCTCAGGGGAAACCCGCACTGACCGTAGGCATCGTGCTGCTGGACCAGTTCACGCTGGCCGCCTTTGCCGGATTGGTGGACGTCTTGCGGCTGGCGGGCGACCACGGCGGACGCAGCCGCCAGATCCATACCGCCTGGCGCGTCATGAGCTGGGACGGCAAGCCGCGCTGCTCCAGTGCGGGCCTGACCATAGACGTGGCCGACGGCCTGCCCGAAGACCCGACCCAGTTCGACTACGTGGCGGTTTGCGGCGGCAACGACTATTTCAATGGCCGCCTGCCCGAGCCCCTGCGCGACTGGCTGCGGCTGGCGGCGGCGCAGCGCGTGCGGCTCTTGGGCATCTGTACGGGCACCTTCGCGCTGGCGCAGGCCGACGTCATCGGGCCGCGCACGGTCTGCGTGCACTGGAACGTGCTGGATACTTTCCGCGAACGCTTTCCGCAGGCCCGGGCGGTGGTGGACCGGCTGTTCGTGGATGAAGGCGACCTGATTTCCTGCGCGGGCTCCACGGCCGCAATCGACCTGGCGCTGTACCTGGTGGCCCGGCACTGCGGGCGCGACAAGGCCCAGCAGGCGATGCGGCACATGATGCTGCAAGGCGTGCGCCCGGGGCGCGTGCCGCAGGCACATTTCCACACGGACCTGTCGGGCATCCAGGATCTGCGCGTGCGCCAGGCCGCGCACTTCATCGAGCAGCGCATCGACAATCCGCCACCGCTGGATGCGATCGCGCGCTACGTCGGCGTCGGGCGCAGGCAGCTGGAACGCGCCTTCCGCATGGCCACGGGCATGTCGCCGATGGCGTTCCAGCGGCAGTTGCGGCTGGAATACGGCAGCTGGCTGCTTTTGAACAATCCCAGCAGCATCACGCAGATCGCGCTGGACTGCGGGTTTGCGGATGGCGCGCATTTCTCGCGCGATTTCCGCGCGCATTTCGGCCAGTCGCCGCGCCAGTATCAGCAGGCCGCCGGCCGCGATGGCGGAGTCAGCGTGTTTCCCGCCTGA